From the genome of Bacteroides sp. MSB163, one region includes:
- a CDS encoding lipocalin family protein, whose amino-acid sequence MKTLRFIGMAIIAVIMSVNFMACSDDDEDTPPTSENIAGQWTLVYEEVWEKFVNHPEENYEWAGKPMEECYFFGHLTLRAEGTFTEYEMDNSTLGTGEWELKNQAITLIYDGDEEYPITLKVLELTSNKLVLEYYDKQDDGDEEYCKMTYQRK is encoded by the coding sequence ATGAAAACATTAAGATTTATTGGAATGGCAATTATTGCCGTAATTATGAGTGTGAACTTTATGGCTTGCAGTGACGATGATGAAGATACCCCACCTACATCAGAGAATATTGCAGGACAATGGACTTTAGTTTATGAAGAAGTATGGGAGAAATTCGTCAATCATCCAGAAGAAAATTATGAATGGGCAGGTAAGCCAATGGAAGAATGTTATTTCTTTGGGCATTTGACCTTAAGGGCAGAAGGTACATTTACCGAATATGAGATGGATAATTCTACTCTTGGAACAGGAGAATGGGAATTAAAAAATCAGGCAATTACTCTTATATATGACGGTGATGAAGAATATCCCATAACTTTAAAGGTATTAGAACTCACTTCAAATAAGTTGGTTCTTGAATACTATGATAAACAAGATGATGGAGATGAAGAATATTGTAAGATGACTTATCAACGAAAGTGA
- a CDS encoding DUF3871 family protein, which translates to MRNLVIGNLPQNRRTLNLGEYAEDATLVMEEQSTREKRPLFIEANTMEATLEHLKSDCIIPVFAKDNEATLSHVSFIETVQDAASTFFQGEQIELPDIRVSHVIKGRIPEAIHKPANQLLESDKTIYYERCAFVIEIPTIYETVNGNKLTLTIGGVRAYNHTNLYSKKTAERFKVFIGFTCKVCTNLCISTDGYLTCLEVTNTNELYRAVLEMFHRYDPAKHIHLMQSFGNTSMTEHQFCQLLGKMRLYQSLPQGFQKSLPRMLLTDTQINSVAKAYISDDNFGSFGNELSMWKFYNLLTGANKNSYIDSFLDRSLNATEMAIGINAALHGDEKYRWFID; encoded by the coding sequence ATGAGAAATTTAGTAATTGGCAATTTGCCACAGAACAGAAGAACATTGAATTTGGGTGAGTATGCAGAAGATGCCACTTTAGTAATGGAAGAACAGTCCACAAGGGAAAAGAGACCGTTATTCATTGAAGCCAATACTATGGAGGCTACTTTGGAACATCTAAAGAGTGACTGTATTATTCCTGTATTCGCAAAGGATAATGAGGCTACATTATCACATGTTTCATTCATTGAAACGGTGCAAGACGCTGCAAGTACATTCTTTCAAGGTGAACAGATTGAACTACCTGATATTCGTGTGTCTCATGTTATTAAAGGCAGAATACCCGAAGCAATCCATAAACCAGCCAATCAATTATTAGAGAGTGACAAGACTATCTATTACGAAAGATGTGCTTTTGTGATTGAAATTCCTACTATTTACGAGACTGTGAACGGCAATAAGTTAACTCTTACCATAGGTGGAGTTAGAGCTTATAACCATACGAACTTATATAGTAAGAAGACAGCAGAACGGTTTAAGGTATTCATAGGCTTTACCTGTAAGGTATGTACCAACTTATGTATATCAACAGACGGTTATCTTACCTGTTTGGAAGTAACCAACACCAATGAGTTATACCGTGCCGTATTGGAAATGTTCCATAGGTATGACCCAGCCAAGCACATACACTTGATGCAGTCTTTTGGTAATACCAGTATGACAGAACATCAATTCTGCCAACTATTAGGCAAAATGCGGCTTTATCAATCATTGCCGCAAGGTTTTCAAAAGTCACTGCCTCGTATGTTACTGACAGATACACAGATAAACAGTGTTGCTAAAGCATATATAAGTGATGATAACTTTGGCAGTTTTGGTAATGAATTATCTATGTGGAAATTCTACAATTTACTCACAGGTGCTAACAAGAACAGCTATATAGATAGTTTCCTTGACAGGTCGCTAAATGCCACAGAAATGGCAATAGGTATAAATGCGGCTTTGCATGGAGACGAAAAATATAGATGGTTTATTGATTGA
- a CDS encoding START-like domain-containing protein: MERQKIHREYLLNATSKSILWSAISTPTGLEGWFADRVQSDDKIVTFFWGKTERRDAEIIAVRAFSFIRFRWLDDEYEREYFELKMTNNELTNDFVLEVTDFAAADEVKDLRELWDSQVDTLRRTCGF, encoded by the coding sequence ATGGAAAGACAAAAGATTCATCGGGAATACCTCTTGAATGCAACTTCTAAAAGCATTCTTTGGTCCGCGATAAGTACCCCCACCGGTTTGGAGGGCTGGTTTGCAGACAGGGTACAGTCGGACGATAAGATTGTCACCTTCTTCTGGGGAAAGACGGAACGTCGTGACGCAGAGATTATCGCTGTGCGGGCTTTCTCTTTTATTCGCTTCCGTTGGCTGGATGATGAATATGAGCGGGAATATTTTGAATTAAAGATGACAAACAATGAACTGACTAACGATTTCGTGCTAGAAGTTACTGATTTCGCTGCGGCGGATGAGGTGAAAGATTTGCGCGAGTTATGGGACTCTCAGGTAGATACTCTGCGGAGAACGTGCGGTTTTTAG
- a CDS encoding recombinase family protein, which produces METKAVIYARVSSNNDRQDTTRQIEDLRKYAVAQNIEIVNVFQEHISGAKKNEERQVLTDCLEYCTQHSVDYLLLSELSRLGRSTLQVLRSLEILHEAKVSVYIQNLGLYTLQTDGKVNPIVSMLTTLLAEMGNIERANIQYRLNSGRANYIAKGGKLGRRKGSIKTEDRKKEEYRDTIALLKKGYSIRNVAKLQGIGISTVQRIKNQFIKS; this is translated from the coding sequence ATGGAAACAAAAGCGGTAATTTATGCCCGTGTCTCGTCAAATAATGACAGACAGGACACAACAAGACAGATAGAGGATTTAAGGAAGTATGCCGTTGCTCAGAATATAGAAATCGTGAACGTATTCCAAGAACATATAAGTGGTGCAAAGAAGAATGAGGAAAGGCAGGTTCTAACGGACTGTTTGGAATATTGCACCCAACATTCAGTTGATTACTTATTGCTATCTGAACTCTCACGTTTGGGAAGAAGTACTTTGCAGGTGCTTCGCTCTTTAGAAATACTGCATGAGGCAAAGGTATCTGTATATATTCAGAATTTAGGGCTTTACACATTACAGACAGATGGCAAGGTCAACCCTATTGTTTCAATGCTCACAACTTTATTGGCAGAGATGGGAAACATAGAGCGGGCAAACATACAATACCGCTTAAATAGTGGTAGGGCTAACTACATTGCCAAAGGTGGTAAGTTGGGAAGAAGGAAAGGCAGTATTAAAACGGAAGATAGAAAGAAAGAGGAATACAGAGACACCATAGCTTTATTAAAGAAAGGCTATTCAATTAGGAATGTTGCCAAGCTGCAAGGTATTGGAATCTCTACAGTCCAACGGATAAAGAATCAGTTCATCAAATCATAA